A region of Spiroplasma endosymbiont of Crioceris asparagi DNA encodes the following proteins:
- the rpmJ gene encoding 50S ribosomal protein L36 translates to MKVRSSVKKICDKCRVIKRKSRVMIICEQPKHKQRQG, encoded by the coding sequence ATGAAAGTAAGATCATCTGTTAAAAAAATATGTGACAAATGTCGCGTTATCAAAAGAAAAAGCCGTGTAATGATTATTTGTGAACAACCAAAACATAAACAACGTCAAGGATAG
- the infA gene encoding translation initiation factor IF-1, translating to MAKEDYLEVNGVITEVLPNATFKVKLENDMIIDAHVSGKIRMNYIRILPGDKVTVAISPYNPTRGRITYRFK from the coding sequence ATGGCAAAAGAAGATTATTTAGAAGTTAACGGTGTTATCACTGAAGTACTTCCAAATGCAACATTTAAAGTGAAATTAGAAAACGACATGATTATTGATGCCCACGTGTCTGGTAAAATCCGTATGAATTACATTCGCATCTTACCGGGAGACAAAGTAACTGTCGCAATTTCACCATATAACCCCACACGTGGAAGAATAACATATAGATTTAAGTAA
- a CDS encoding nucleoside monophosphate kinase has protein sequence MNVIFLGAPGSGKGTVSELLIKKNNFIQLSTGDLYREQIAKQTPLGVEAASYMNAGKYVPDEITIKVVKGFLQEHNDKLIFDGFPRTIAQAEALDTILKDLAKQVDKVIYLKCDSKVIIERLTGRLICPKCKKSYHVVSLKPKKEGICDNDGSELIKRPDDQEDKIQVRLNEYNTLTKPLIEYYKDKIVEIQADKGGPEDHYNNIIKEINK, from the coding sequence ATGAATGTTATATTTTTAGGAGCTCCAGGTTCTGGAAAAGGAACTGTCTCAGAATTATTGATTAAAAAAAATAATTTTATACAATTATCAACTGGTGATTTATATAGAGAGCAAATTGCCAAACAAACACCATTAGGAGTAGAAGCAGCTTCATATATGAATGCTGGTAAATATGTACCTGATGAAATAACAATTAAAGTTGTAAAAGGCTTTTTGCAAGAACACAATGATAAATTAATTTTTGATGGGTTCCCAAGAACAATTGCGCAAGCTGAAGCACTAGATACAATTTTAAAAGATTTAGCAAAACAAGTTGATAAAGTTATTTATTTAAAATGTGACTCTAAAGTTATTATTGAAAGATTAACTGGAAGATTAATTTGCCCGAAATGTAAAAAAAGTTATCATGTGGTTTCATTAAAACCTAAAAAAGAGGGTATCTGTGATAATGATGGTAGCGAGTTAATTAAAAGACCAGATGATCAAGAAGATAAAATTCAAGTTAGACTAAATGAATATAACACTTTAACTAAACCTTTAATTGAATACTACAAAGATAAAATTGTAGAAATTCAAGCAGATAAAGGCGGTCCAGAGGACCACTATAACAACATCATTAAGGAAATAAACAAGTAA
- the map gene encoding type I methionyl aminopeptidase, with amino-acid sequence MNITIKNEDEIELMKVAGKVLGEALYHLKEMIKPGINCLELDSFFKTFIEKNNCQSNFKNYYGYPAYTCISVNEQLIHAIPRNYLLRSGDIVSIDAGCIYKGYNADAAFTKICGDSKDPEHTKLVEVTEKSLYLAIEKISDGVRIGTLSSTIQKYVQGEGFYLPVEFSGHGIGKQMHEDPLVPNTGSDNTGMRLKEGMTICIEPMVQIGTAKIKILDDKWTVVSKDSSMAAHFEHTILVTKKGYEILTTIKPMED; translated from the coding sequence ATGAACATTACCATCAAAAACGAAGATGAAATTGAATTAATGAAAGTAGCGGGTAAAGTCTTGGGCGAGGCTTTATATCATTTAAAAGAAATGATAAAACCTGGAATTAATTGTTTAGAACTAGATAGTTTTTTTAAAACTTTTATTGAAAAAAATAATTGTCAATCAAATTTTAAAAATTATTATGGTTATCCAGCATACACATGTATTTCTGTTAACGAACAATTGATTCATGCTATTCCTAGAAATTATTTATTAAGATCTGGTGATATAGTATCAATAGATGCTGGTTGCATATACAAAGGTTATAATGCAGATGCAGCATTTACAAAAATCTGTGGAGACTCAAAAGACCCTGAGCACACAAAACTAGTAGAAGTTACTGAAAAATCACTTTATCTAGCAATAGAAAAAATAAGTGATGGTGTGAGAATTGGTACACTTTCTTCTACAATTCAAAAATATGTCCAAGGAGAAGGTTTTTATTTACCTGTTGAATTTTCTGGACATGGAATTGGAAAACAAATGCATGAAGATCCATTAGTTCCAAATACTGGAAGTGATAATACAGGAATGCGTTTGAAAGAAGGAATGACAATTTGTATTGAACCAATGGTTCAAATAGGAACAGCTAAAATAAAAATCTTAGATGACAAATGAACAGTTGTTTCAAAAGATTCTTCAATGGCTGCGCATTTCGAACACACAATTTTAGTAACAAAAAAGGGTTATGAAATTTTGACCACAATTAAACCAATGGAGGATTAA